The sequence TGCCGGAATTCGCCTCAGGCGGACTTGCGCCCGCGGAGTCGGCCGATGTGCGTCGTCACCTCGCGACCGAATGCCAACAGTGTAACGCGGAGCACGAGCGTTGGCGTGAATCGTTCTCACTGTTCGCGCTGGCTACGCCGCTGGAAGCGCCGCCGTCGGGATTGCGTAGCGCTCTGTTGGATCGTGTGCGAGCGGACGCGGCAAACATGACGGATGGCGGTCGCATTGCGGTCGCGCAGCCGCTGCCCTCAGGTCGGCGGATCAACTGGCGGGCTTTCATCCCGTATGCTGCGGCGACGTTGTGCGCGGTGCTGGCCGGCGTGGCTGCGGTCCGCCTGGCGGATCACCAGGTGGCGAATCAAGCTGCGCTCGAACAGGACTTTCAGCGTCGCATGGCCGATGCGCAGAAGCTCTTTCCCACGGCCGAACTCCGTCGCGCGTCGTTAGGAAAAGTCGGCGGGCACGGGGAGGTTGACGGGCAATTGGTTTTCGACTCCGTGGCGGGTGAAGTGCATTTCTACGCCGACAACCTGGGTTTCCCCGCCACGGATTCTCACTTCGAACTCTGGCTGGTCGACGCCGCGGACCATTGGACGTCGATCGCCTACCTTCAGCCGGCAGCCGACGGAAGCTGCTCGGCGTTGTTGCGGGCGCCGGCTGGCCTCACGGAGATTGTCCGCGCGGTCGTGACGGAAGAACCG is a genomic window of Planctomycetia bacterium containing:
- a CDS encoding anti-sigma factor, with amino-acid sequence MNCADCERLLPEFASGGLAPAESADVRRHLATECQQCNAEHERWRESFSLFALATPLEAPPSGLRSALLDRVRADAANMTDGGRIAVAQPLPSGRRINWRAFIPYAAATLCAVLAGVAAVRLADHQVANQAALEQDFQRRMADAQKLFPTAELRRASLGKVGGHGEVDGQLVFDSVAGEVHFYADNLGFPATDSHFELWLVDAADHWTSIAYLQPAADGSCSALLRAPAGLTEIVRAVVTEEPDRVVMDAAARKPVGPERMVADFGAGAAD